The genomic stretch gcccttggtcctgccaagactgaacccccagtgaaggggcttgtttggggggagggcggtaatgggaggaggatggggaggggaacacccatatagaaggggagggggaggggttagggggatgtttgcctggaaacccagaaaggtaataacaattgaaatgtaaataagaaatacccatttaataaagatggagaaaaaaagagaaaagtgtcacacatttaaaaacagaagaatatggaccctaattttaaaccacagctctgtcaattaactaaacctttaaggaagctcagaaaatcaggccaaacaatattttctcggtttatgtatctgtaatgtcgcataaataataatgtccatttcttgctattgtggagggaattaaataggtaatatgtaatcatggaaattttgaagtaccatccatttttctgttcattaaatcactcttcctcatttcattgatcaagtatgtatgttttcttttcatagttacatgtataataaaaccagtataaaaaccttcagaattgtataggctttcacttttaacaaattaaattagttgttctttgtatttctgctgaacatttaaatgttctttatatgtcccaatgcgagtttattaggtacctataaactttaaactctttgcctgagagcatgagtactatttaattatatagtaactacatTCAGGCTGTCTTTGttttagaaccaattatatcagactctaagaaaaattactattgctttaaagtttgtgtgtgtatgagtctgagtttgtgtgagtgtgtgagtgtgtgtgtgtgtgtgtgtgtgtgtgtgtgtgtgtgtgtgtgcagcacatgacaaaacaactttcaggagccatttctctccttctgtcatgtgggtcccaggatgtaacccagatgtttgactttggcaataaataatattaccaactaaataaataaataaacaaacaaaaaacaagccaccaatcaactttaaaagtaaaggccagaagttcacagaatagtagcattggccttaccatatcctttctttggggatgggaaaattaatgttcatAAATCCATGACTTTctggaattgtgatattcatggaaattcaattcctttgcagatgctccagttgttgtggccaattgctagaaaggtcagcttaagcttgcaggacccccaccatctctccccctgcctccacagaaagctcaaaagacactgcccagaacttactccacattcccagaaccactttctttgtccatcatttctttgagacgaaaggtcagactccttcaccctagtctctccacaatcgacatccccCCCTCCCAAgacacttctaagactggaaaacatgtcttaggatgtatctgccagactcggactgagacaaactagggcactggttgtcactacaacattggtgacatagcagaggacgccaagaactctctaggagacaatagaatgtccaagaagggacagcagatgtcacgGGGAGCAGACTtcgcctccctgctaatgttctccctgtactgagcataagcagaggtgccctttccaggggactttcctggggcagagccactgagcatctcctgcttccaaagccaaattttcatcaaggcttgattataaaaaccttagtaattcctatgcatctaaatgaatgtttccttccaaatcctgccgaaaaatgtctcatcctaactcaaattatcctccttcaccaatattagccattaaaaattcctgagaaataataccagtttgaatatgcactcaaatattctcctgtcttattatgtacaggtgcttgaaatcacatcaagaaatagcctgcatggaaggttgcaatgtgggtgtgtgttaggggaacactcatgaagccttgtgcttagcattcaacggttgccacaaaattccttatgaggaagacttgaaatcactatggtgctagaaacagtgtggaggccagttggcagaggaaagtgaaacattagagccaccagtgaaggctcctgttgggccctaccttggtgtttccctcccccctcgctgagcctttcagcctgctataggaagaaattgtttacacctttgacagctgctcttagcccctgatttggggctgggattttccatggcacccttcctccccactgagctttcctgcttcttgtttttaagaagctgtttatgcccctgattgggctggaactttcaccacacagacatgtcctattttcctgtttggggattttcacatgccttgttgtttttccatggcttttgcctctggtatataaggagatctcagtaaagccttggtggcactcgctaaaaaggggtgacccgtgtacgttttttctttcaaccccacaaacctacacccgatattcacacaaGGTCGGCGCAGGCACAGACAATAggatcacaatagaaactagtaactagatttaaccaaactatcacattaatgctgtatttcgtggtattttttttttttttttttgctctcctagaacctggaagaggcttggggttttctaatcctactcataatttattatccttcccaacactatgggctttgttctgttaatgctaacagcgccatccaatacctaggatattttctactgacatgtgtgacatgagacaaaacagtccctgtcatccctcacctgaataaacttccttagaggacagtgtagttggagggtccttctctcctctccaagatcgagaaacatttccagtcttcagacaagtgtgtcagccattgtccagtgactgtcttgagatgtccacattgtcagcagagtgtcgtcatccagcctgccctgtaattgttgtagatgattaatagggttccagccctaggatttaattcagtgctacagaacttgccaaacacactcaaagccctagctgccaccctagtcctgtgtgctctagagaaagaaaataaagaaccacattgtctatcaagtttctcctccaatagaaggagaatctgcatcggtcttttaagtaactctaagccccagcttccccacagctccctccttcgattccattattggtgcattttcagtaacgctcactttatttttagtgtgcaaagaatatgcaccatgtcagtaaagtgtgtgtgtgtgtgtgtgtgtgtgtgtgtgtgtgtgtgtgtgttcatccatgaactcactataaattattatcaaatgacccagaagaccgtggagtaacctgtcgatgtgcatgcagaattatgttactaccgttccatggcaccttgcagggaacactgaaatagtgggccgctttaatagagcctaaaaccaggctatgcatggttttcggtgagagtgtgatgtgcaacaccacaacagagatcagcagaagcttcatttattccatgctgctgttaccaagaggaggcaaagcctcatcccatagagagtctggtgggatctgatgaagggcaataaactcagggttgaaatcaagcctttagaaacaaagagaaaaatacaaagtcaaggaaagcaagagctgtctttttttcctcttttttttttgagaagatccacaagagagtcaaccccttcctcaaactaacaatgcacaagagagacaatacatgaattaaaaatcagaaatgaaatgagggacataacaacagacaccgagcaaattccaaaatcattagttcttactcccgaggactttacgccagaaaactgaaatatttaattgatattgttgattttgtagacagataacaattaccaacgttaaatccagatctgggaagataTCTGAaaaatacccctaagaaaatagatatacTCATTAAAGGTTTCCTATATTATATActgtattgctttctttttgcatgattaaaccccttcgaGGACATTTAGCTGTGTTATAgacagtgttacttttaaaataaaagaacaaagaaagaaattgtggagtcATTGAGATAcgcttcccagacaggatcaaggaaagacggctgagagaagcaagcaggggctggaattctgcccttgagaaggaaatgtttttctcactttacctcacACTATGTTGTACTATGTCCTATGTTTGTGGAAgcagctctcatgctctctggggtATGACAAGTAGATTGTGATACTAgcaagaggggtgatttgctatacagatattttaaaaacaaggcTTTGCTTAGTcttacttctttgcctagtcttgcctcggtTGTTCCTGGGATCATGGGAatacgatcttattatatcttgccaaaagggaaagtgaggtaatccatattcatgcctatataagggttaataaacttgcagctgcatgcagttgcatctgcctttgctctgcatcccctgtgtcctggttatttgtgaccgtacctgggccGCTAACCCACTAGATattgacaagcatcacccttctcagtgttaggtatatatttttttgaaatctatgatgtggaggcgtattacagcaacaatatgaaatagcaggcgggcatgtatgaaaattgctgtgtttaagctaggtgtggggacaagtcctcaaaaggagctgttaagatgggaaacacataatgcatttgttgctggaattgagttgcctcagctgtgttgctctgcctgctcatgtccattcaacatcactctgtttctacagaggaactcaaggtttgccccagctgcctgtgagctgtgatatgggcagagaaaggccaggacacagtggtgatttcccattcctcagttatgctgaattttccactactgtacttgtatacacaagtacagtgtggtcagttattatagatatttgtcatttcttacagagggcaactatgttTGACTACACCcatttctataaaaaacaaaacccaggaaacctggcccttggcagcaatgaatcaagaaatatcgaggatggtggggcatgaattctgccaagaaatgaactcagataggtgtgGTTGTGAGGAAGATTATAGTTTaatagcccaatagattcacgttgtatcatcttgatttaatctaaggacaaagaaatgcagtatctctgatggctttcttctaaccccttgaaaggttcactggggtttgacctcagttcttcattcttcttgccggtgcagcaacactcagggaagcttgagattgccataggcacagtattaggctagaaatgctgagtaggtgatactaagttgttcagatggtgatacccatttcatttgttcttaacgtggaccaaAAAAAAGCACAGATCAAGATCCTtagaataaaaagatcatttccagttcttttctacctttcctgaatgaaagactggttggtagagaatggtaaaaattcaagaattggtagatgatgctttgaatgaagggtgggtttctgtgctggttttagacaggttctcaattaccccatcttgttctctacgttgctcgtcaggttcactttgagctcaaataaagctgcttctactttccaacaggtagtcttacaaaagGGCCttcaaggactgtgaggacagcattagccaatgagagctgaggtgtgtaacccacaactatagctttttctgaaagaccctcagacagaggagactctcgctccagtcctgcggacaatcaccaccccatgaacacacaggactcagtcttgatgtaaaaacaagaggtttactttgggataccaatgcactggggctcgacacggtcctcacgcaggagggatgtgaggagcctcaaacaacagaaatgtacagcttaaacagtcatttatgatcacacagtttcattagctcagctatttcggtgccaaggataactaggcagatgtttctcgtcctgggataaggccgtaaccacatcaatgtagctatttcagtaggaaggatgtctgacttgatatatgttttcttatcctggggttcccaggacaaggaccaagaaTATCtatcttggcaggtgtttctcttctggagttcccaggacaaggctatagcgatgtcagcctatagcacagctgcattcagtaccaaggatatctcacttctacagtggtcagtcagcttcccagagatgtttcctgtcttgtaattgccctgcagtaaatatgttctataccctctgttcttatggtcgggcagcttcctagagagtgggtgggaatgtgctttctgtactttctggtctattgtctaacgtctaggggctaagtgagggccagcttaaaagattctcatgcttaagaaatggctgtactgatatgaaacggggatctttcatatccactttcttccaagtctaccagccatctcagattgttggtgtaatatgcctgacaatcaaagacacagaaaaataacttgatacacagcaaggacatggaaatcatatcctgtgtcgttatgtatgttctggatgaggtttgttaaaatgacaatattgcacaaagctttatataggacccaacaaattaagggtcactatgcaatgtcatagctaaaatggcctggtcagaagtgaccactggatcactcttctgtaacttcacatgagaggcttgtgctttttgagttttttatttttgtgtttttttcttatttatttatttatttatttatttatttatttatttatttattgctttatatgttgtcaggaagatagttcaagtcatggatctgccccccaaatctgagctttgctactaatactgtagtattagtgtatgcattcaataaaataactgttttcttttttttttagtatgatagatgcttttgtgttttgtggggtgatccatgaaacaggagtgaggatgcttgtttcttactctgtccacttagttatgtctctaggcttgtcctactcctttggctgcatcaCCCCCCCACatttgctgactattttatttgtcaaatgaaatcacacgttatagcttagagaggcctgtaagcaatcctactttggtaacttaagtgcaaagaggagagccccacactcagcctgagggtgcattcactggtggatccaatatttcagtttcctctcctaacagatcaccacattgttgccaggaccataatgaatgcaattctttctcctaaggaatctggtggcaactgtcaaatgttaagcacaaagcttcaggttgtacctataacacacacccacattgcaacctaccctacaggctatttctgggtgtgatttcatgcacctgcacatgatgagacaggagacctctttggctacttataggaactggtgtgatttctcagtaatctttaatgggtaatattgctgactgaggagaatttgaggtaggatgaaacatttctgtgcagggattggggaggaagcactcatttagatacatagcaatgacttaggtttttccaatcaagcctagagccaaatttggctttggaagcatgtggtgctcagtggctatgccacagggaagtctcctgaaaagggtccatcagCTTTTCCTCAGTACAGGCAGAACATTAgcaaggaggcaaagtctgttctccgtgacatcagcaggccctggacattctattgtctcctagagagaccttggaatccctgtgatgtcaccagtatcgttgtgacaaccaattccctactttttctctcagtgtccaaaggatatatccacagacatgtttgcccgtctttgtaggcgctttgggagagttgatgttgatagagaagagtctagaatgaagcaaacgaaacctaaaggtaatgatggacacaggacatggggaatgtggagtaaggtctgggcagtgtatgttgagtttcctgtcaggggtgtgtgttggggtcttctgctggcctttttagtaatgggccacaaccactggaacatctccacagatattgaattccatgattaccacaattcctgaaagtcaaggttttcacatcattagtttctccataaccacatggaggatatggcaatgcctatgctattattgggtgaacttctagtctgtacttttacagtgcattcggtatgttaaattgatataataacaccatcaggagtcatggaggggaTAACTTtcctgaattaaacagggcatcaatgtacttcacttttattgcttctttaaattcagtgactatctgacagtagtaagagggagagaattgtgctcctggccatgacctcatattcttagaactcctctgactacctctggctgacggggccaatcttaccttcatatattagaggttctgtgtggaagatatttttctacagtagccaaattaTATggggcaggtagagaaagagcctgtaacctactgacacttctggggcatttgtcatttcagtaggggtaattaataagtctgttgaccatgtcttCCCCCTACATGacattttaatgcaaagttattggactagagtaacagtgtaggatatctgagtattcctgatcaatcaagtcattgtggatgctgaattgatgatctgacttctgaaaccagaggggtgagggtcctgaaaccaggttgtagcctgcgtacctgataataatcctggagaaggcatctctctggtacttgtaagcctgtgtgggcgggcatggggaacacctggctgcttaaatctcttggtctctatatagtagtgggggaactgtgatccacttaggaggcctcttacacatagaccaaactccttgcagtgacactggcttccaagcatgttctcctgtttggacctcactgtggtctgtgtatgctctatgcattcgccccatgcgggttcacttgtgttcttctacctacagaggcctgcagacagacgtcatcccctgaaaatatcctaaacaaggtgcaggccaacgaggaagaggagaggctgaatagagaactggagctaactaccaaggagagaaatgagctgacagatcgcctcctttatgtgacaggtggatccatgagcaagaggtatgcattgctccaaacaaacgaccttgttctaaacctcatctcccatagagaggagattcagaacctgacccttactgaggagtgagtttggaaatggactctctgattccgcctgttgaaaatctgaacttgtgatgtGAGTGAAtcattcagggataaagtcactggagcatgagttcccagtgtacaattggaaagcccttgacaggtggcagtttgcaaggttctaggtgctgtaagtttgtggacagtgtttgtacttgctaggaaggtgactgaacgctatcatctcctggcagcacccttaggtgacaggtaacacattgttcatctccatgcttaactagaaggcctgaggctcaggcctgttccttcttgtctgtgtgccttaaacactgagacagtaatggtgcatacatttctactgattctcattgtgctctttccatatttgtctctctttctcattctctgagtctgtttacttttcttttcttgtgggtgtgtcccagtttgtgtgtctgtgtgtgcacaggtctgcatgcatatgcacaacttttatatgtttttatgtCCCTCCACCATTGGAATTTaagggtctgttttttgacctcaggatttacctgtataatagtttcatggaggtgtaagtgctttattttggaagccccactttcaacagtacagttctttgcctgtgtggtcacatttgtctatacatttgtatgccttgggcagattataagtttgtggcaatatctggtctcatctccagaattatgtgtactgtctgcctctagaatattagttattcggcttgtagcattccacttgtcaaaacaggaaaaatgaaataagaggtttctgggtatgtgtgtgtgtgtgtgtgtgtgtgtgtgtgtgtgtgtgtgtgtgtgtgtgttagcgtaagagctgtggcctaggctcttgacaacataacaggtttgaatgcagatccagccctcctgattgaaaaaagtgagccagggaaccctttatctgggtgcttagcttctgttgtcctgggcacacaattccaagtttctgaagctgaagaagatccaaatatgtagaagtcagaaagtgtccttccagggctggggtagtacagggcacagcctgagttcatataatcctaaacctctatgttcattgggttctatcttcctggggccagcccctacttcaggccaaatccattttatgaaaacttgaagataaaggagaaagaggtcatgtcattactgcacaacttagacacaaagaacattgaacatcgtgagaaatttctggagctcaagaaggagattaacttctatcggtaagtactggtcagaagggcccatcacttgtggaatggccatgtctgcctctctttgttctggaccggagggtctgcagctctgggcccatctcttctgctgtttaaatatcactgtgccgtgggtcttttggactcagtttcagttccataagagactgtcatttatcaccacagtgtctatgcatctttagaaggctctggatagaactacactgattcaggcatcagtgtgttattaggccaacctgcggctctggTGTCAGACCaagtttaacaaagctcaatgtgtggaccacatggttagcatgacctccctttGTTCTACTGTCCTCGtgtggttgtttactgcctactaattgatgctgtccggatgcattgggctctcatgggtagttgtagatcccttgttcttttggacagacatggactcttattggtgcttgggtcacagaaacaatttattcttccctggattggccatttgctgtttgtgcagcagccttacatgtatggagatgtattctatgaagtctttatgggtatctgggtcctggtggagtttgtgggatttggcagttggaatgggaggaagaggcttcaggatcttactatgcagagtgtgtttccagcaacctgcacagccggctcctgatggaccaggcatgtatgaagaagaagttggtcacattgaagcaggagagcaaggaggtacagcgatatttgtttgagttgaaccggaaagatgaagacgaacaggagaagaccagcaacctccagacccagtaaaatgtggtaggaacaagcagctgagtcagattaacaatgtctgataccgtttgcctattggatacatctttgcttcccctatcacctttctaatctccccacacccaatcagtcacccacttcatgtgatagagttattcattgctctgtctgtGCACAAGTATTCTTGGATgttaaacacttttcagaaactgaattattggcaattatacttctctgccctttttgaaactgcagtccagaaatggtgacagaggaataacatatcatatgactgcatctccctatcaaagattggatgctatgaagagttttgaatgagttcttggtcgtgtgacaaaggtcatacaggggtcatgttatggttggaagcaccttgtagggataagaaccaagtgcaaatggcaaatgagtcctggtcattggctttgatctgggtatcatgttgccttctctttcttcctgcaccccaattaggtctctccccatttccccatttctggattgcactggtagagtctgaggagcagcttgttctcccacagtactgtgagggttgctggtgatgttcccagcctgcagagatatcagcaatgatttcagtgaaaagatcagtgctgtctgtccaatgtagttgaggggacagaaggcagcaacttgacagctggtatgcatgtccccaccaaatcagtgtcttaatagctgcgttctcctcccaggtctcagaaactgcaggagacatggcataggacggatcccaggaagacagtcccctgaggaatgagtttctctctcaggagttccctgtgacgacaatcctcacagtcaaagactttttgggggaatattcttcttctcagataatttcctcaatgtatagaaaccctaaatttatgtatccgtatgccagcctgtctcattgacgtctttctcctctctcctaccgacaacaccatttgagagacaactgaggggactgccttgacatctcacgtcctagaggagaaacagcactacaactgtgtttctaaatattcattaagaaaatgctgttaagaaatgtttttggttatgattttcattgaagttttctttttggtattacatagttatatattcttgttactgtttttcatttttttataccattttatttgttcattttatgcctgttttttgtaaattgtattccttatgaataaaaattgatttgtaactcttgactcttaagaccatcttattcaagggtcctttcccctcctgtagacttagaactgacagctggatatggatctttgcttgatccagtgaattcaaagccaccaaggggtacacagggtgatagtgtcttttgtgtggataatgtgactttttttatggacacacactttatgatgtaatcactgacatactgtatccatgctgtcatgtgttctgctcatcctagtctatatcagtctacaacacacattccttattgactgtgtgcaccagatattgagtaacacacactcatgcctgtagagctgcagaaaaaatgacaactttcacaaaggaatatagaataatcctaatcgagaaccatgtgcctcagtttttcttacaatacagcattattATTAAACCataaaga from Rattus norvegicus strain BN/NHsdMcwi chromosome 19, GRCr8, whole genome shotgun sequence encodes the following:
- the LOC134483424 gene encoding disks large homolog 5-like gives rise to the protein MFARLCRRFGRVDVDREESRMKQTKPKEACRQTSSPENILNKVQANEEEERLNRELELTTKERNELTDRLLYVTGGSMSKSPYFRPNPFYENLKIKEKEVMSLLHNLDTKNIEHREKFLELKKEINFYRNLHSRLLMDQACMKKKLVTLKQESKEVQRYLFELNRKDEDEQEKTSNLQTQ